A portion of the Acidisarcina polymorpha genome contains these proteins:
- a CDS encoding Lrp/AsnC family transcriptional regulator has protein sequence MTIENAPQIDDYGRNLLHELQQDARLSYADLGRRVGLSPSATAERMRRMEEDGIIRAYTTEIDRESLGLPILAYIRMTCDGQRYQPFLKFVHSLNEVRECHHVTGGDAFFLQIATASIAELERTIERLLPYGIPTTSIVLSSPIVRRAYEVLMKAGRKSSHPAVPRQGDLIE, from the coding sequence ATGACCATTGAAAACGCGCCTCAGATCGATGACTACGGACGAAACCTGCTTCATGAGCTGCAGCAGGATGCTCGCCTCTCCTATGCCGACCTTGGGCGCCGGGTCGGTCTTTCTCCGTCAGCGACAGCCGAACGCATGCGGCGGATGGAGGAGGACGGCATCATCCGCGCTTACACGACTGAAATCGACCGCGAATCGTTAGGCTTGCCCATCCTGGCGTATATCCGGATGACCTGTGATGGCCAGCGCTATCAGCCTTTTCTGAAGTTCGTCCATTCGCTCAACGAGGTCCGGGAATGCCATCACGTTACTGGCGGCGATGCTTTTTTCCTTCAGATCGCGACTGCCTCTATCGCGGAGCTGGAGCGAACCATTGAGCGGCTGCTCCCGTATGGAATTCCGACGACCAGCATCGTGCTTTCCTCGCCGATCGTCAGGCGTGCCTACGAAGTGCTCATGAAGGCAGGGAGGAAATCATCGCACCCGGCGGTGCCTCGACAGGGCGACTTGATTGAGTAA
- the hutU gene encoding urocanate hydratase, which yields MPELEPLETKPHGPVKPVRAPHGTALSCKGWQQEAALRMLMNNLDPEVAERPEELVVYGGTGKAARDWPSFHAIVRELRSLENDETLLIQSGKPVGVLRTQESAPRVLIANSNLVGKWSNWDCFHDLERKGLIMYGQMTAGSWIYIGSQGIVQGTYETFAEAGRQHFGGNLEGRLIVSAGMGGMGGAQPLAATMTGACFLGIDVDAARIEKRITGGYCDEISRDLPDALARLNAARTNGRALSVGLVGNAADVLPELIERGVVPDLLTDQTSAHDPLNGYVPNRMTLAEAIRLRERDSAEYTRLSMAAMGRHVEALLALQARGAVTFDYGNNLRTQAKLAGVERAFDIPGFVPEYIRPLFCVGRGPFRWVALSGNPQDIYRTDRLVLELFPEDLPLRRWIDLAQRKIHFQGLPARICWLGYGDRAKLGLAINELVRSGEISAPIVIGRDHLDAGSVASPYRETEGMLDGSDAIADWPLLNALANTAAGASWVSIHNGGGVGIGYSQHAGMVVVADGTDQAARRLQRVLTTDPGMGVLRHVDAGYAIAENFAGTAGIHVPMRNRE from the coding sequence ATGCCGGAACTGGAGCCGTTGGAAACAAAGCCGCACGGTCCAGTGAAGCCGGTTCGCGCTCCGCACGGGACGGCGTTGAGCTGCAAGGGATGGCAGCAGGAGGCGGCGCTCCGGATGCTGATGAACAACCTCGATCCCGAAGTCGCCGAGCGGCCTGAGGAGCTGGTCGTCTATGGCGGCACCGGCAAGGCGGCGCGAGATTGGCCGTCATTCCACGCGATCGTGCGCGAACTGCGATCGCTCGAAAACGACGAAACGCTGCTGATCCAGTCGGGCAAACCGGTAGGCGTTCTTCGTACCCAGGAGTCGGCGCCCCGGGTGCTGATCGCCAATTCCAACTTGGTAGGCAAATGGTCGAACTGGGATTGCTTTCATGACCTCGAACGAAAAGGCCTGATCATGTATGGCCAGATGACAGCTGGCTCGTGGATTTATATCGGCAGCCAGGGAATCGTCCAGGGGACTTACGAGACCTTTGCCGAGGCCGGACGACAACACTTCGGGGGGAACCTGGAAGGCCGGCTCATTGTCTCCGCAGGCATGGGCGGCATGGGGGGCGCCCAGCCGCTGGCCGCGACCATGACGGGGGCTTGTTTCCTCGGTATTGATGTCGATGCGGCGCGGATCGAGAAGCGGATTACCGGCGGTTACTGCGATGAGATCTCCAGAGACCTCCCCGATGCATTGGCGCGATTGAATGCTGCCCGAACGAACGGCAGAGCGCTCTCCGTGGGGCTGGTTGGCAATGCCGCCGACGTCTTGCCGGAGTTGATTGAGCGCGGCGTCGTTCCTGACCTGCTGACCGACCAGACCAGCGCCCATGATCCGCTGAATGGCTATGTTCCGAACCGGATGACCCTTGCTGAAGCAATTCGTTTGCGCGAACGGGACAGCGCGGAATACACGCGGCTCTCGATGGCGGCGATGGGCCGACACGTCGAGGCGTTGCTCGCTCTGCAGGCGCGTGGCGCAGTGACCTTCGACTATGGCAACAACCTGCGCACCCAGGCGAAGCTGGCGGGCGTCGAGCGCGCCTTCGATATTCCCGGGTTCGTGCCCGAATACATTCGTCCGCTGTTTTGTGTGGGAAGAGGACCATTCCGTTGGGTGGCGCTCTCCGGCAATCCCCAGGACATCTACAGAACCGACCGCCTCGTGCTCGAGCTCTTCCCGGAAGATCTGCCGCTGCGCCGCTGGATCGATCTCGCGCAACGCAAGATTCACTTCCAGGGCCTGCCCGCACGGATCTGCTGGCTCGGCTATGGTGACCGGGCGAAACTGGGCTTGGCCATCAATGAACTGGTCCGCTCCGGAGAAATCTCGGCCCCGATTGTCATCGGCCGCGACCATCTCGACGCCGGGTCGGTCGCCTCGCCCTATCGCGAAACCGAAGGAATGCTCGACGGCTCCGATGCCATCGCCGATTGGCCGCTGCTTAATGCGCTGGCGAATACGGCCGCCGGCGCTTCCTGGGTAAGCATTCACAATGGCGGCGGCGTGGGGATCGGCTACTCCCAACATGCGGGAATGGTCGTAGTCGCCGATGGAACTGACCAGGCTGCCCGCCGGCTACAGCGAGTCTTGACCACTGATCCCGGGATGGGTGTTCTGCGGCACGTGGATGCAGGATATGCCATCGCTGAAAACTTCGCCGGCACTGCGGGCATTCACGTGCCGATGCGGAATCGCGAATGA
- a CDS encoding sugar MFS transporter, producing MAIASVGKTATTTKQPASTNTSAMAVVTTLFFMWGFLTCLNDILIPHLKAIFDLNYAQVMLVQLAFFLSYAVFAFPAGKIVEWIGYKRTMVIGLLTMAVGALCFIPAANVPSYPLFLGAEIVLAAGVTVLQVSANPFVSVLGPERTASSRLNLTQAFNSLGTTIAPWIGGALILSAAPKTTDEVRAMSATALQAYRLHEASTVKFPYLAISLALVLLAIAIALFKLPRIETTRDFRPQVGDKPDSIWSYPHLILGALAIFLYVGAEVSIGSFLVNYFSHPDTGNMTEQTAAKLVSLYWGGAMIGRFIGSAVLQKVRPNRALGVVAIVACTLVSVSILSVGHLAVWSILLVGLFNSIMFPTIFTLGIAELGPLTGEGSGILVASIVGGAILPYLEGRLADAIGIHHAFIIPAVCYIYLAYYGFRGSRPSRTAVA from the coding sequence ATGGCAATTGCGAGTGTAGGCAAAACGGCGACGACTACGAAGCAGCCAGCCTCGACGAATACGTCGGCCATGGCCGTGGTGACGACCCTCTTTTTCATGTGGGGATTTCTCACCTGTCTCAATGACATCCTGATCCCGCACCTGAAGGCAATCTTCGATTTGAATTACGCGCAGGTGATGCTTGTACAGCTTGCTTTCTTCCTGTCCTATGCGGTATTTGCATTCCCTGCGGGAAAAATCGTCGAGTGGATCGGCTACAAGAGAACCATGGTCATCGGGCTATTGACCATGGCGGTCGGCGCACTCTGCTTTATCCCGGCAGCCAACGTACCGTCCTATCCGCTATTTCTCGGAGCGGAGATCGTCCTGGCGGCGGGAGTAACGGTGCTTCAGGTCTCCGCCAATCCCTTCGTTTCCGTACTCGGGCCAGAACGTACCGCCTCCAGCCGGCTTAATTTGACCCAGGCATTTAATTCTCTCGGCACGACGATTGCTCCATGGATCGGAGGAGCGCTCATCCTCAGCGCCGCTCCGAAGACAACGGATGAAGTGCGAGCCATGTCCGCGACGGCGTTGCAGGCCTATCGCCTCCATGAAGCTTCTACCGTGAAATTTCCTTACCTGGCGATTTCTCTCGCCCTGGTCCTTCTGGCTATCGCCATCGCCCTCTTTAAGTTGCCCCGCATCGAAACGACCCGAGACTTTCGTCCGCAGGTCGGAGACAAGCCGGACAGCATTTGGAGTTATCCCCACCTGATCTTAGGGGCATTGGCGATCTTCCTTTATGTCGGAGCAGAAGTCTCGATCGGCAGCTTCCTGGTGAATTACTTCAGCCATCCCGATACCGGCAACATGACCGAACAGACTGCGGCGAAGTTGGTGTCCCTCTACTGGGGCGGCGCAATGATCGGAAGGTTCATCGGCTCTGCCGTGCTCCAAAAGGTTCGGCCCAATAGGGCTCTCGGCGTGGTGGCCATCGTTGCGTGCACCCTGGTCTCCGTCTCAATCTTGAGTGTCGGACACCTGGCCGTCTGGAGCATCCTGCTGGTTGGACTGTTTAACTCCATCATGTTCCCAACCATCTTCACGTTAGGCATCGCCGAACTCGGGCCGCTGACGGGTGAGGGTTCCGGTATCCTGGTGGCCTCGATTGTCGGTGGCGCGATCCTTCCGTACCTGGAAGGCCGGCTTGCGGATGCGATCGGCATTCACCACGCCTTTATCATTCCAGCAGTCTGCTACATCTATCTTGCCTACTATGGATTCCGCGGTTCTCGGCCTTCGCGAACCGCTGTGGCTTAG
- the hutH gene encoding histidine ammonia-lyase codes for MGIALEAPQAGLDLVELDGQPLSLEEIAAVADGGRRVTISAVACTRMNASRRVVEAVVERGETVYGINTGFGKLADLRIPLNELAALQRNLVRSHACGVGEPLGEVEVRAMLLLRANVLAKGHSGARARVAELLVAMLNKKIHPVIPSRGSVGASGDLAPLAHLALSLIGEGDVLFRGERVSSNDALRMAGLEPLILEAKEGLALLNGTQAMAATGGLALQRGLRIAKLFDLAGAMSLEALRGTPTPFDARIHQARPHPGQIAVAKHLRELLAESEIRESHRLNDSRVQDAYCLRCMPQVHGAARGALEHGREVVEIEAGSATDNPLIFLKDGLDGDPESAEILSGGNFHGAPLALALDYAAIAVTDLISISERRIDRLINPDMNEGLPAFLSDRPGVSSGLMIAHVTAAALLNEAKVLAHPASIDSVPTSGGKEDHVSMGMTSALKLKRIVENAELVLAIELMAAAQGLDYRAPMKAAREVEMARVRVRELVARLGEDRVLAGDIEVLAEAVRNGSFDHWVQ; via the coding sequence ATGGGCATCGCTTTGGAAGCTCCTCAGGCAGGGTTGGATCTGGTCGAACTTGACGGCCAGCCGCTGTCTTTGGAGGAAATAGCCGCAGTGGCGGACGGAGGTCGCCGAGTGACGATCTCGGCGGTCGCTTGCACCCGTATGAACGCTTCGCGGCGGGTCGTGGAAGCGGTTGTAGAGCGGGGGGAAACGGTTTACGGCATCAATACCGGATTCGGCAAGCTGGCCGACCTCCGGATTCCTCTCAATGAGCTGGCCGCATTGCAGCGCAACCTGGTGCGGAGCCACGCTTGCGGCGTCGGCGAACCGCTGGGCGAAGTGGAAGTCCGCGCGATGCTGCTTCTCAGGGCGAATGTCCTCGCGAAAGGGCACAGTGGGGCCCGGGCCCGCGTCGCCGAGTTGCTCGTCGCGATGCTCAACAAGAAGATCCACCCGGTCATTCCCTCCCGAGGCTCTGTGGGCGCGAGTGGAGACCTTGCTCCGCTCGCGCATCTCGCCCTTTCCTTGATCGGGGAAGGAGATGTGCTTTTTCGCGGAGAGCGTGTTTCCTCCAACGATGCCTTGCGAATGGCAGGCTTGGAGCCGCTGATCCTCGAAGCAAAAGAAGGCTTGGCGCTCTTGAACGGGACGCAGGCGATGGCCGCTACCGGCGGTCTCGCGCTCCAGCGCGGACTTCGCATAGCCAAACTGTTTGACTTGGCGGGAGCGATGTCGCTCGAGGCGTTGCGAGGAACGCCCACGCCATTCGATGCACGCATTCATCAGGCACGGCCGCATCCCGGACAAATCGCGGTGGCCAAGCACCTTCGCGAGTTGCTGGCAGAGAGCGAAATTCGAGAGTCGCATCGTCTGAACGATTCCAGAGTGCAGGATGCGTATTGTCTTCGCTGCATGCCGCAAGTGCATGGAGCGGCACGCGGCGCCCTTGAGCATGGACGCGAAGTCGTCGAAATTGAAGCCGGCTCCGCCACCGACAATCCCCTGATTTTCTTAAAGGATGGTCTTGACGGAGATCCCGAAAGCGCAGAGATCCTCTCGGGCGGCAATTTCCATGGCGCTCCGCTGGCTCTGGCGCTGGATTATGCCGCCATCGCGGTTACCGATCTCATCAGCATCAGCGAACGGCGTATCGATCGCCTCATCAATCCCGACATGAATGAAGGGCTCCCAGCGTTCCTATCTGATCGGCCCGGCGTCTCGTCCGGACTGATGATTGCGCATGTGACGGCAGCCGCCTTGTTGAACGAGGCGAAAGTCTTGGCCCATCCGGCGAGCATCGATAGCGTGCCGACTTCGGGAGGCAAAGAAGACCACGTTTCAATGGGCATGACTTCGGCCTTGAAGCTCAAGCGAATCGTTGAGAATGCAGAATTGGTGCTCGCAATCGAGCTGATGGCCGCGGCCCAGGGTTTAGATTATCGCGCACCGATGAAAGCCGCACGCGAGGTCGAGATGGCCCGGGTCCGGGTCCGCGAACTGGTGGCGCGTCTGGGTGAGGACCGGGTTCTGGCGGGCGATATCGAAGTGCTGGCAGAGGCGGTTCGCAATGGAAGCTTCGACCATTGGGTGCAATGA